The DNA sequence TCCGTAGGTACGTGACCTTCACGCCCCACTCCGGCTCGTAGAACGGGACGTCCACCACCGTGACTGCCCGGTCCTCGGTGGGCCCGTTGTAGCGCCGCCGCATTGCGCCCTGATGCCAGCGACCCCGGCGCGCACCTCACGTGCACCCGGTCCGCTACCGCGGGCTGGACGGTCGTTCCTGCAGCACCGGTTCACCGCGGCCCGCCATCAACCTGTCCAACGCCGATGGCTGGATCACCGAGGTCCCCGTGCTGGCACGCGAATCTCCCACTTCGACCGTCTGAGACAGGCCCCTGACGGCCGCCCGCGCGGCGGTGGTTGGGCAGGCGACGCCGATAAACCAGGTGTCCCCGGATCGGATGATCGCCGGCCCAGGCGGGGCGTGGTCGCGGCGACCGACTGCGACTGTACGTACGTCAGGAATCGCGCTTCGCGATATGCAGCGACGGGGGGAAGGCCATGGCCAGCGAACTCTGGGTGCGGAAGCGAGCCAGTTCGTCTGCGGCTGGTACGCAGCGGCGTTTCGACCGGCTTCGCCGTATTCAGGGTTTGGATCCGGAGCGGGACTACGAGGAGATCTTCCGGTTGGTCACCGCGTACGAGTTCCCGTGGGATTACTGGCAGTCGGTGGCCCTGGCGTTCTTCCGCACCTTTGCGATCCCGTCCATCAGCGCCCTACTGGACGAGACCGGCGAGATTGTCGGCCACACCCAAAAGCGCACGGACGACACCCTGCTGATCATGTATGAGATGGGCCGCATGGGCCTCGAGAGCCCCGAAGGGCGGGCCTATCTGCGGCGCATGAACCAGATGCACCGGCGCTACGTCATCAGCAACGACGACCACACCTACATCATCGCGCTGTTCATCGTCGTGCCAGTACGGTGGATCAACCGGTTCGGTTGGCGCCGGCTGACCCTGCACGAGCAGCGGGCACTGACCCACTACGGCAGGCGCCTGGCCCAGCTCATGGGCATCAAAGACGTCCCGGCGACCTTCGCCGACTTCGACCAGTTCGCTCAGTCCTACGAGCGCCGGCATTTCGCCGTCACCAGCAGCAGCCGGCGCCTGGCCGAAGCAGCCATGGCGATCACCGCGGACATGCTCCCCAAGTCGCTGCGCGGCCCGCTCAAGCCGGTGATGCGCCGCTTCTCCCTGGCCATCCTCGACGACGCCCTCCTGCATGCCGTCGGCCTGCCCCTCCCGTCTGAGCGCGACCGGCGCCTGGCCACCTGGCTGGTGCGTACGCGCGGCCGCATCCTGCGGGTGCTGCCGCCGCGCCCGGACAACCGTCCCCACCGCCCGGCCCTGGCCACCTACCCCAACGGCCACCAGATCTCCGAGATCGGACCCGCCTGGCTCACAGACGGCACGGCTGACGAGCACAACAACACCGTGAAAGAAGACCGCCCGTGACCGACACGGGCCGCGTGGCCATCACCATCAGGGAAGGCCGCAACGCCTGGCAGGGCAAGGGACGCTGCGCGGCCCCGGCCGCCGCGATCCCCGCCACACGGCAGGAG is a window from the Streptomyces sp. NBC_00299 genome containing:
- a CDS encoding oxygenase MpaB family protein, with amino-acid sequence MASELWVRKRASSSAAGTQRRFDRLRRIQGLDPERDYEEIFRLVTAYEFPWDYWQSVALAFFRTFAIPSISALLDETGEIVGHTQKRTDDTLLIMYEMGRMGLESPEGRAYLRRMNQMHRRYVISNDDHTYIIALFIVVPVRWINRFGWRRLTLHEQRALTHYGRRLAQLMGIKDVPATFADFDQFAQSYERRHFAVTSSSRRLAEAAMAITADMLPKSLRGPLKPVMRRFSLAILDDALLHAVGLPLPSERDRRLATWLVRTRGRILRVLPPRPDNRPHRPALATYPNGHQISEIGPAWLTDGTADEHNNTVKEDRP